A genomic window from Chlorobium phaeobacteroides DSM 266 includes:
- a CDS encoding ABC transporter ATP-binding protein, translating into MTNIFRLAYLLKPYLKQSIGALLLLSAVVAMDLAIPRLIQKIIDQGIHQRNQDVVISTGLLMLGISLLSVLFAIGNNTLSVKVGESVARDLREAMFLKIQSFSFGNIDRLKTGQLMVRLSSDTSAIQRVVQVSLRIGTRSPLLMIGSLILMVKTSSTLALTMLPILLITTAIIVFFVMKMEPLFQAVRQKLDRLNIVLQENIAGIRLIKAFVRADFECGRFEKANTGFTGDSIRVMRMMASMPPILTLCLNAGMVLVIRSGGLDAIRGTMTIGEVVAFTNYLLTTMAPLIFMAMISNVWASGIASANRVMEVLDILPDIQDNPEPTAMPEHAPGHIAFERVSFRYNNASEASVLDDISFIAEPEKTLAILGATGAGKSTLVNLIPRFYDVSSGRILIDGIDIRALAEKSLLSKVAIVPQETVLFSGSVFDNIRYGVPEADKKQVIEAAKAAEAHDFILNLPKGYDTRVEERGVNLSGGQKQRIALARALLSSPKILILDDSTSAVDIETETRIQNALHLKHRRCTTIIVAQRVSTVLKADKIIVLEKGRIAGEGDHARLMQTSTVYREICDSQLGSETLPESPGGTSKKQEKQP; encoded by the coding sequence ATGACGAATATTTTCAGACTTGCCTATCTTCTCAAACCCTATCTGAAACAGTCAATCGGCGCACTGTTGCTTTTAAGCGCAGTTGTAGCGATGGATCTCGCAATTCCCCGTCTTATCCAGAAAATCATTGATCAGGGCATACATCAGCGAAACCAGGATGTTGTTATCTCTACCGGTCTCCTCATGCTCGGCATTTCACTCTTAAGCGTTCTCTTTGCCATCGGAAACAATACCCTCTCAGTCAAAGTAGGCGAAAGTGTTGCCAGGGACCTCCGCGAAGCGATGTTTCTGAAAATCCAGTCTTTTTCATTCGGCAACATCGACCGACTGAAAACAGGCCAACTGATGGTTCGCCTTTCAAGCGATACATCCGCCATACAGCGTGTCGTCCAGGTATCGCTGCGTATCGGCACACGCTCGCCGTTACTGATGATCGGAAGTCTGATTCTGATGGTGAAAACCAGCAGTACTCTGGCCCTGACCATGCTGCCGATACTCCTGATAACCACTGCGATCATCGTTTTTTTTGTCATGAAAATGGAGCCCCTCTTCCAGGCCGTACGACAAAAGCTTGACCGGCTTAACATTGTGTTGCAGGAAAATATTGCCGGTATTCGACTGATCAAGGCTTTTGTCAGGGCTGATTTTGAATGCGGCCGCTTTGAAAAGGCAAACACAGGTTTTACCGGCGACTCAATTCGTGTTATGAGAATGATGGCAAGTATGCCCCCGATACTGACACTCTGCCTTAATGCGGGAATGGTTCTGGTGATCCGCTCCGGCGGGCTTGATGCCATACGCGGAACCATGACGATCGGAGAGGTCGTGGCATTCACGAACTACCTGCTCACAACCATGGCGCCACTGATCTTTATGGCCATGATCTCGAACGTCTGGGCAAGCGGCATCGCATCGGCAAACCGTGTTATGGAAGTGCTCGACATTCTCCCCGACATACAGGATAACCCTGAACCGACAGCAATGCCAGAGCATGCTCCCGGACACATTGCCTTTGAGCGTGTCTCTTTTCGCTACAACAACGCAAGCGAAGCCTCTGTTCTCGATGACATCAGTTTTATTGCCGAACCGGAAAAAACGCTTGCCATACTCGGCGCAACGGGTGCGGGAAAATCAACGCTTGTAAATCTCATCCCCCGGTTTTACGATGTTTCATCGGGCAGAATCCTGATTGACGGTATCGATATAAGAGCGCTTGCCGAAAAGTCCCTCCTTTCGAAAGTAGCCATTGTTCCCCAGGAAACCGTGCTGTTTTCGGGAAGCGTTTTCGACAACATTCGCTATGGAGTGCCCGAAGCCGATAAAAAACAGGTCATCGAGGCCGCAAAAGCCGCCGAGGCTCACGATTTTATTCTCAACCTGCCAAAAGGATACGATACCCGCGTTGAAGAGCGCGGCGTGAACCTTTCCGGCGGCCAGAAACAGCGTATTGCTCTTGCACGGGCGCTGCTCTCATCCCCGAAAATCCTCATTCTTGACGACAGTACGAGCGCCGTTGACATTGAAACGGAAACCAGAATTCAGAATGCGCTCCATCTGAAACACAGAAGATGCACCACGATCATTGTTGCCCAGCGCGTCAGCACAGTGCTGAAGGCCGACAAGATCATTGTACTTGAAAAAGGACGGATTGCCGGTGAGGGTGACCACGCCAGGCTGATGCAGACATCGACGGTCTATCGCGAAATCTGCGACTCACAGCTGGGAAGCGAAACACTCCCTGAAAGCCCCGGCGGCACCAGCAAAAAGCAGGAGAAACAGCCATGA
- a CDS encoding OmpP1/FadL family transporter: protein MFSKLLIGLTALVALSGVSPAFATNGMNLEGYGAKSHALGGASMAFDTGNSAVMNNPATLGMMKEGKEEIGIGIRGLHPDVSLSYGPMTENSEGTGYYMPSLSYMRKDGNIAWGVAMLAQGGMGTEYGDDSPLFMFGRSYGNSLVPLSGKEIRSEVGVGRVMFPLAWNITDNTTIGLSLDFIWASMDLQMDMDGKHFKGMTQGVGGSVSGTMYNTLGSMMQSGGVTDINYMRYDFTNGSPFIGEAAGFGTGFKIGMVHRFSKMLTVGGSYHSRTWISDLETSGASLSFSGVDAMNNTFTQSVSGTIKVRDFEWPAVFAAGFALYPGDRWMIVGDIKQIDWSSSMSKFSTTFTADSSPSNGPFIGKRLDVDMQQEWKDQTVFSIGAQYKATERLSLRAGASFATNPVPDDYLNPLFPAITTNHYTAGFGYRLSDKSSFATAVAWAPEVSATNADGMVIRHGQMNWSLNFTHEL, encoded by the coding sequence ATGTTCAGTAAATTACTTATTGGTCTGACTGCTCTGGTTGCTCTTTCGGGCGTATCGCCGGCGTTTGCCACGAATGGTATGAATCTTGAGGGCTACGGCGCAAAATCTCATGCTCTCGGAGGTGCAAGCATGGCTTTTGATACGGGTAACTCAGCGGTCATGAACAATCCTGCAACCCTTGGCATGATGAAGGAAGGGAAGGAGGAAATTGGTATCGGTATCAGGGGACTGCATCCTGATGTTTCGCTTTCGTATGGGCCAATGACAGAAAACTCTGAAGGAACCGGGTACTATATGCCTTCTCTTTCTTACATGAGAAAAGATGGCAATATAGCCTGGGGCGTTGCCATGCTTGCACAGGGAGGAATGGGTACGGAGTATGGTGATGATTCTCCTCTTTTCATGTTTGGCAGATCGTATGGAAATTCTCTTGTGCCGTTGAGTGGAAAGGAGATTCGTTCTGAAGTTGGTGTGGGAAGGGTGATGTTCCCTCTGGCATGGAATATTACAGACAACACAACCATCGGCTTATCCCTTGATTTTATCTGGGCGAGTATGGACTTGCAGATGGATATGGACGGCAAGCATTTTAAAGGGATGACTCAGGGAGTGGGCGGATCGGTAAGCGGAACGATGTATAATACTTTGGGTTCCATGATGCAGTCCGGCGGTGTTACCGATATCAATTACATGCGCTATGATTTTACAAATGGCAGCCCTTTTATCGGTGAAGCGGCAGGGTTCGGAACAGGTTTCAAAATCGGTATGGTTCATCGGTTCAGCAAGATGCTGACGGTCGGGGGTAGTTACCATTCGAGAACGTGGATATCAGATCTTGAAACGTCCGGCGCCTCTCTTTCATTTTCGGGAGTGGATGCAATGAATAATACGTTCACGCAGTCAGTCAGCGGAACCATCAAGGTCAGGGATTTTGAATGGCCGGCTGTTTTTGCCGCAGGGTTTGCTCTTTATCCCGGTGATCGCTGGATGATTGTTGGAGATATCAAACAGATTGACTGGTCGTCGTCAATGAGTAAGTTTTCCACCACGTTTACTGCTGACAGTTCGCCTTCGAATGGTCCGTTTATCGGCAAAAGGCTCGATGTCGATATGCAACAGGAGTGGAAAGATCAGACTGTTTTTTCGATAGGCGCTCAATACAAGGCAACAGAGCGGCTTTCACTTCGCGCCGGAGCGAGTTTCGCCACAAATCCAGTACCGGATGATTATCTCAATCCTTTGTTTCCGGCTATTACAACAAACCATTACACGGCAGGGTTTGGTTATCGGCTTTCTGATAAATCCTCTTTTGCCACGGCTGTTGCCTGGGCTCCCGAGGTGTCAGCAACCAATGCGGATGGTATGGTTATCAGGCACGGCCAGATGAACTGGTCATTGAACTTTACTCATGAGTTATAG
- a CDS encoding YdcF family protein, with protein MAESTLRKSMKNAILRKTPKKRTMKALFKLISLFVLTACTSAGIFFISLGYLVSLYAEKPKPADVIIVLGGDNGLRVKKGAELYNDGYAPRVILTGIDARFYRPSHPDWRERRMRALGVPKKSIRIDTRSASSWEEALNSSRLMEKKGWKTAIVVSDPPHLFRLHRTWKKAFSGSAKQFILVPTKPQWWNPLLWWKNKKSYSFVISEFQKSLYYSVMYF; from the coding sequence ATGGCCGAAAGCACTCTGCGCAAGAGTATGAAAAACGCCATATTACGCAAGACCCCGAAAAAAAGAACCATGAAAGCCCTCTTCAAACTGATCTCATTATTTGTTCTTACCGCTTGTACGTCAGCAGGAATTTTTTTTATCAGTCTTGGCTATCTCGTCTCGCTTTACGCCGAAAAACCCAAACCGGCAGATGTGATTATCGTTCTGGGGGGGGATAACGGACTTCGGGTAAAAAAAGGAGCGGAACTATACAATGACGGCTATGCACCCCGAGTCATTCTCACCGGCATTGATGCGAGGTTTTACCGTCCATCGCATCCCGACTGGCGTGAACGGCGCATGAGAGCTCTCGGTGTTCCGAAAAAATCAATCAGGATTGACACCCGATCGGCAAGCTCATGGGAAGAGGCCCTGAACAGTTCCAGGCTCATGGAAAAAAAAGGGTGGAAAACAGCCATTGTCGTCAGCGATCCGCCCCACCTCTTCAGACTTCACAGAACGTGGAAAAAAGCCTTTTCCGGATCAGCAAAACAGTTCATCCTTGTGCCCACAAAACCACAATGGTGGAACCCTTTGCTCTGGTGGAAAAACAAAAAAAGCTATTCTTTTGTGATCAGCGAATTCCAGAAAAGCCTCTACTATTCCGTCATGTACTTCTGA
- a CDS encoding carboxymuconolactone decarboxylase family protein → MTINYFTETHPAYRDKLTILVMAQVRKEFGAEVEPFLLHKPIPELLAGSWMACRETLISGIANREAKEVVAAVTSMMNRCPYCVDAHTVMALGASGRDYTGTIASGRYETIRDPFMRSMAEWGSATRSPDSPVLRYPPFNPDEAPEYIGTVLFFNYINRMATILLGASPLPFTDGIMKNISMRLAAFFFSSAIHRTKQPGTSLDLLPNEPLPDDLAWAKPSPFVSGALARFSAAIEKAAETVLTEKTAGMVIDQLDRWDGSDPGISSSWCEHLLFRLNDSEKTVARLALLTAIAPWQISNEMVRAFSAYHSGDKALLSILSWSSLSAARRISRWLA, encoded by the coding sequence ATGACGATCAACTATTTCACCGAAACGCACCCGGCCTACCGTGACAAACTCACCATTCTGGTGATGGCACAGGTTCGAAAAGAGTTCGGCGCTGAAGTTGAACCATTTCTCCTCCATAAACCGATTCCGGAACTCCTTGCAGGATCATGGATGGCATGCAGGGAAACACTGATTTCAGGCATCGCAAACCGCGAGGCAAAAGAGGTTGTTGCCGCCGTCACCTCTATGATGAACCGATGTCCTTACTGTGTCGATGCACACACCGTCATGGCGCTCGGCGCATCGGGACGCGATTATACCGGAACCATTGCGTCCGGCAGGTATGAAACCATCCGTGACCCCTTTATGCGCAGCATGGCAGAGTGGGGATCGGCAACCCGTTCACCCGATTCTCCGGTTCTTCGATACCCGCCGTTTAATCCCGATGAAGCCCCGGAATATATTGGAACGGTACTCTTTTTCAACTATATCAATCGCATGGCAACCATCCTCCTTGGAGCTTCACCGCTCCCTTTCACTGATGGAATCATGAAAAACATCTCAATGCGACTTGCTGCTTTTTTTTTCAGTTCAGCAATTCACCGCACCAAACAACCGGGAACATCTCTTGACCTTCTGCCAAACGAGCCGTTGCCGGATGATCTTGCATGGGCAAAACCATCTCCCTTTGTTTCCGGTGCTTTGGCAAGATTCTCGGCAGCCATCGAAAAAGCAGCAGAAACAGTACTTACCGAAAAAACAGCGGGCATGGTCATTGATCAGCTTGACAGGTGGGATGGCAGTGATCCCGGCATCAGCAGCAGTTGGTGCGAACATCTCCTTTTCCGCCTCAATGATTCGGAAAAAACCGTTGCCCGCCTCGCCCTTCTTACAGCAATCGCTCCCTGGCAGATCAGCAACGAGATGGTCAGGGCATTTTCAGCATACCATTCCGGCGACAAGGCGCTACTCTCTATCCTCTCCTGGAGCAGCCTTTCGGCAGCAAGAAGAATCAGCCGATGGCTCGCATAA
- the cimA gene encoding citramalate synthase, whose product MTNPLSKTIELYDTTLRDGTQGEHINLSVQDKLLIAERLDEFGMDYIEGGWPSSNPKDEEFFLKARQLKLNHAKLCAFGSTARSSATVKSDQNLLGLLQSETPVITIFGKTWKAHSSKGLGISDEENAELIHRSVQFLKEAGREVFFDAEHFFDGFKDNPEFALTMILAAVEAGASRVVLCDTNGGSMPHEVDAIVKKVVATAGVPVGIHCHNDSDIAVANSIIAVQAGATHVQGTINGIGERCGNANLISIIPNIMLKLHGSFTHLQQLSQLTSLSKFVFEILNLPSDTKAPFTGKSAFAHKGGIHVSAVMKESSLYEHIDPKLVGNRQRVLVSELAGQSNIRYKADELGIKLPEKGEQIRNLVHHIKELEHKGYQFDGAEASFELILRRELGDFSPYFNVLETKVHIESGVDSKNVDQAILKVQVGNEIEHIAADGDGPVNALDKALRKALIHFYPAIKTIRLVDYKVRVLEEKRSTSAKVRVLIQTSNGQETWGTVGVSTNIIEASLLALQDSMNYHLFNVRTAIQKKAAAEA is encoded by the coding sequence ATGACAAACCCTCTTTCGAAAACGATAGAACTCTATGACACCACCCTGCGTGACGGCACGCAGGGCGAGCACATCAATCTTTCAGTTCAGGACAAACTGCTCATTGCGGAACGTCTTGACGAGTTCGGCATGGACTATATTGAAGGCGGCTGGCCGAGCAGCAACCCCAAGGACGAAGAATTCTTCCTGAAAGCACGACAATTGAAGCTCAACCACGCAAAGCTCTGCGCTTTCGGCTCCACCGCGCGCTCCTCAGCAACGGTCAAGAGTGACCAGAACCTGCTCGGACTGCTCCAATCCGAAACTCCGGTTATCACCATTTTCGGTAAAACATGGAAAGCCCACTCCTCAAAAGGGCTCGGAATTTCTGATGAGGAAAATGCTGAACTGATCCATCGTTCCGTCCAGTTCCTTAAAGAAGCAGGTCGTGAGGTCTTTTTTGACGCAGAACATTTCTTTGACGGCTTCAAAGACAATCCCGAATTCGCGCTCACCATGATCCTGGCCGCCGTAGAGGCCGGAGCGTCAAGAGTCGTACTGTGCGATACCAACGGCGGCTCAATGCCGCATGAAGTCGATGCCATCGTAAAAAAAGTAGTCGCCACGGCGGGCGTACCGGTGGGAATCCACTGCCACAATGACAGCGACATTGCCGTTGCAAACTCCATTATTGCCGTTCAGGCCGGAGCGACGCATGTTCAGGGAACCATCAACGGCATCGGTGAACGGTGCGGCAATGCCAATCTCATCAGCATCATACCAAACATCATGCTCAAACTGCATGGGAGTTTTACCCATCTGCAGCAGCTCAGCCAGTTGACATCGCTCTCAAAGTTCGTCTTCGAGATTCTCAACCTCCCCTCCGACACAAAGGCGCCCTTTACAGGCAAATCGGCCTTTGCCCATAAAGGGGGCATTCATGTCAGCGCTGTCATGAAAGAGAGCTCCCTGTACGAACATATCGACCCGAAACTTGTCGGAAACAGACAGCGCGTGCTCGTCTCAGAGCTTGCCGGCCAGAGCAACATCCGGTACAAGGCTGATGAACTTGGAATCAAGCTGCCCGAAAAGGGAGAACAGATCAGAAACCTCGTTCACCATATCAAGGAACTTGAACACAAAGGGTACCAGTTCGACGGCGCCGAAGCATCATTCGAACTGATCCTCCGACGCGAACTCGGTGACTTCAGCCCCTATTTCAACGTGCTTGAAACCAAGGTGCATATCGAGTCAGGGGTCGACTCGAAAAACGTCGATCAGGCAATCCTGAAAGTCCAGGTCGGCAACGAAATCGAGCACATTGCCGCTGACGGAGACGGCCCGGTCAATGCACTCGACAAAGCGCTGCGAAAAGCACTGATCCATTTTTATCCTGCCATAAAAACAATCAGGCTGGTTGACTATAAAGTCCGGGTCCTTGAAGAAAAACGCAGCACCAGCGCAAAAGTCCGGGTGCTGATTCAAACCAGTAACGGACAGGAAACGTGGGGAACGGTCGGAGTATCAACGAACATTATCGAAGCAAGTCTTCTTGCACTCCAGGACAGCATGAACTATCACCTCTTCAACGTCAGGACAGCCATTCAAAAAAAAGCAGCAGCCGAGGCATAG
- a CDS encoding LeuD/DmdB family oxidoreductase small subunit, with translation METIIQGKAYVLGKNIDTDQIIPAEHLVYSLSDPEEVKLYGKYALSGVPPEQGGLPEGNTPFVSEGTCHSDYSIIIAGPNFGCGSSREHAPFALQVAGAKAIVAESYARIFYRNCVDGGFVIPYETRQQLNQIIKTGDELKIDVEANTLTNVTENVTWQLNPLGDVINIVKAGGIFAYARQENLMANE, from the coding sequence ATGGAAACCATTATACAGGGAAAAGCCTACGTTTTAGGCAAAAACATCGATACCGACCAGATCATACCGGCTGAACATCTTGTTTACAGCCTTTCCGATCCTGAAGAGGTCAAGCTCTATGGCAAGTACGCACTTTCAGGCGTTCCTCCCGAACAGGGCGGGCTTCCTGAAGGCAACACGCCCTTTGTCTCTGAAGGAACCTGCCACTCAGACTACTCGATCATCATTGCCGGACCAAACTTCGGCTGCGGTTCCTCACGCGAGCACGCCCCCTTTGCCCTGCAGGTTGCAGGAGCAAAAGCCATAGTTGCGGAATCATATGCAAGAATCTTTTACCGTAACTGTGTTGACGGCGGTTTTGTTATCCCTTATGAAACCCGGCAACAACTGAACCAAATCATCAAAACTGGCGACGAACTCAAAATAGATGTCGAAGCAAACACGCTCACGAACGTAACAGAGAACGTCACATGGCAGCTCAATCCGCTCGGAGATGTGATCAACATCGTCAAGGCGGGCGGAATATTTGCCTATGCAAGACAGGAAAACCTAATGGCTAACGAGTAA
- a CDS encoding 3-isopropylmalate dehydratase large subunit, whose product MAQTITQKILSRAANRKFVDAGENVWLNVDILLTHDVCGPPTFDIFKQEFGPDAKVWDPEKVVVLPDHYIFTANEHAHRNIDLLRQFAREQSLPNYYDVGTKRYKGVCHVALAEEGFNIPGTVLFGTDSHTCTSGAFGMFGSGIGNTDAAFILGTGKLWEKVPESMKFTFDGQMPEYLTAKDLILHILGDIGTDGATYRAMEFDGEAVFSLPIEERMTLTNMAIEAGGMNGIIAADAITEAYVNARTQKPYELFRSDPDARYHSSYTYNVRELEPVVACPHSPDNRATVRSVQGTAITRSYIGSCTGGKLSDFMMAAKILNGKKVSVPTNIVPATVKVAADLAIEQYEGRTLKQIFEDAGCSIALPSCAACLGGPSDTVGRSVDNDVVVSTTNRNFPGRMGSKKAGVYLASPLTAAASAITGKLTDPRDFL is encoded by the coding sequence ATGGCACAAACAATAACCCAGAAAATCCTTTCAAGGGCGGCAAACCGCAAGTTTGTAGATGCCGGGGAAAACGTCTGGCTGAACGTCGATATCCTGCTCACACACGATGTGTGCGGACCGCCTACCTTCGACATCTTCAAACAGGAATTCGGACCCGACGCGAAGGTCTGGGATCCTGAAAAAGTGGTTGTGCTACCCGACCACTACATCTTTACCGCTAACGAGCATGCGCACAGAAATATTGACCTCTTGCGGCAGTTTGCCCGTGAACAGAGTCTCCCCAACTACTACGATGTTGGCACAAAACGATATAAAGGGGTCTGCCATGTCGCACTGGCTGAAGAGGGATTCAACATTCCGGGAACCGTGCTCTTTGGAACCGATTCGCACACCTGCACGTCGGGAGCCTTCGGCATGTTCGGCTCGGGCATCGGCAATACTGACGCGGCATTCATTCTCGGCACCGGCAAACTCTGGGAAAAAGTCCCCGAATCCATGAAGTTCACCTTCGATGGCCAGATGCCTGAATACCTCACCGCCAAAGACCTTATCTTGCATATTCTCGGCGATATCGGCACCGATGGCGCGACCTACCGGGCCATGGAATTTGACGGCGAAGCGGTCTTCTCTCTTCCGATTGAAGAGCGAATGACGCTTACCAACATGGCAATCGAGGCTGGCGGCATGAACGGCATCATCGCGGCAGATGCCATTACCGAGGCATACGTCAACGCAAGAACGCAGAAACCATATGAGCTCTTCAGGAGCGATCCTGATGCCCGTTACCACAGCAGCTACACCTACAATGTCCGGGAACTTGAGCCCGTGGTCGCATGTCCGCACAGCCCGGATAACCGTGCAACCGTCAGAAGCGTTCAGGGAACGGCCATCACCAGATCCTATATCGGCTCATGTACCGGCGGCAAACTCAGTGATTTCATGATGGCGGCTAAAATCCTCAACGGCAAAAAAGTATCGGTTCCCACCAATATCGTTCCGGCAACCGTCAAGGTAGCCGCTGATCTTGCAATCGAACAGTATGAAGGGAGAACCCTGAAGCAGATTTTCGAGGATGCCGGATGCAGCATCGCCCTGCCCTCCTGTGCGGCCTGTCTCGGCGGTCCGAGCGATACCGTCGGACGTTCGGTTGATAACGACGTCGTTGTGTCAACGACAAACAGGAATTTCCCTGGACGCATGGGCAGTAAAAAAGCCGGTGTCTACCTTGCCTCACCGTTGACGGCAGCAGCGTCAGCCATTACCGGCAAGCTCACCGACCCGAGAGATTTCCTCTGA
- a CDS encoding 2-isopropylmalate synthase, with product MREKILVFDTTLRDGEQSPGASLNVQEKVEIARQLEKLGVDIIEAGFPASSPLQFEAVQKIGAESGAVVAALARAVEQDITRAWQSLREARKPRIHTFISTSDIHITGKFGSSRYGTSLKEKRATILNMAVNAVTFARSLAGDIEFSAEDAGRTDPVYLAEIIEAVIEAGASTVNIPDTTGYTWPSEFGKKIRDLKTRVGNIEKAIISVHCHNDLGLAVANSLSALEQGARQVECSINGIGERAGNASLEEIVMALKVRSDLHNFETGIITEEIYNTSRMVSSFTGIIIQPNKAIVGDNAFSHESGIHQDGMLKNRETYEVMTPQSVGVPETSIVLGRHSGKHGLASRLLSLGYILQDKELETIYRRFVDIADKKKEVYDDDLRVMMGDELSRPASVYELDYLHINSGTASIPTATVRITHNQRTFEESATGDGPVDACFRAIERALGIESMVSSYSVRSTTAGRQALGEALVRIRDRNVSFNGRGISTDIIEASAKAYLQALSLSRTYFETDNTTETIDNGV from the coding sequence GTGAGAGAAAAAATCCTTGTATTTGACACAACACTTCGCGACGGTGAACAGTCACCCGGAGCATCCCTGAATGTCCAGGAAAAAGTAGAGATCGCCAGGCAGCTTGAAAAGCTTGGCGTCGATATCATTGAAGCCGGATTTCCGGCTTCATCACCGTTACAGTTTGAGGCCGTTCAAAAAATAGGCGCGGAATCCGGTGCCGTTGTCGCGGCACTGGCAAGGGCCGTTGAACAGGACATAACCCGCGCATGGCAATCACTCAGGGAGGCAAGGAAACCAAGAATCCACACCTTCATCAGCACGTCCGACATTCATATCACGGGAAAGTTCGGAAGCAGCCGCTACGGAACAAGCCTGAAGGAAAAACGGGCCACAATCCTGAACATGGCGGTAAACGCCGTTACTTTTGCCCGTTCGCTTGCCGGAGATATTGAGTTTTCAGCCGAAGATGCGGGAAGAACAGACCCCGTTTATCTTGCTGAAATAATAGAAGCCGTTATAGAGGCGGGAGCCTCGACCGTCAATATACCCGACACCACAGGATATACATGGCCTTCGGAGTTCGGCAAAAAAATCAGGGATCTCAAAACGCGGGTCGGGAACATCGAAAAAGCAATCATCAGCGTTCACTGCCACAACGATCTTGGCCTTGCCGTAGCCAACTCGCTCAGCGCGCTTGAACAGGGAGCGCGACAGGTTGAATGTTCGATCAACGGCATTGGAGAACGGGCGGGAAACGCATCACTTGAGGAGATCGTGATGGCCCTGAAAGTCCGCAGCGACCTGCACAACTTCGAAACCGGAATTATTACCGAAGAGATTTATAACACCAGCAGGATGGTCTCCTCGTTTACAGGAATTATCATACAACCCAACAAAGCAATCGTAGGCGATAACGCGTTCTCGCACGAATCGGGCATTCACCAGGATGGCATGCTGAAAAACCGGGAGACTTATGAGGTCATGACGCCACAATCCGTCGGTGTTCCCGAAACAAGCATCGTCCTCGGACGTCATTCCGGCAAACACGGTCTCGCGTCCCGTCTGCTCTCGCTCGGCTATATTCTTCAGGACAAGGAACTTGAAACGATCTATCGACGTTTTGTTGACATTGCCGACAAGAAAAAAGAGGTCTACGATGATGACCTGCGCGTCATGATGGGAGACGAGCTTTCCAGGCCCGCGAGCGTTTACGAACTCGACTACCTCCACATCAACAGCGGCACTGCTTCAATCCCGACGGCAACGGTGCGAATCACGCACAATCAACGGACGTTTGAGGAGTCAGCGACAGGCGATGGACCGGTCGATGCCTGTTTCAGGGCTATCGAAAGAGCGCTCGGCATCGAGTCGATGGTCAGTTCCTATTCGGTAAGATCCACGACGGCAGGACGGCAGGCACTTGGTGAAGCACTGGTACGAATCAGGGACAGGAATGTCTCCTTTAACGGAAGAGGCATTTCAACCGATATTATCGAGGCAAGCGCAAAAGCTTACCTCCAGGCACTCAGCCTGAGCCGGACATATTTTGAAACAGACAACACTACAGAAACCATAGATAACGGGGTTTAA